The following coding sequences are from one Eucalyptus grandis isolate ANBG69807.140 chromosome 11, ASM1654582v1, whole genome shotgun sequence window:
- the LOC104444116 gene encoding alcohol dehydrogenase-like 4 isoform X5, with protein MGNNTAGEVITCKAAVAWGPGQALVMEEILVDPPQKMEVRIKVLFTSICHTDLSAWKGENESQRAYPRIFGHEASGIVESVGEGVTDLKEGDHVVPIFNGECGECEYCRCERTNMCRDYGVNPMKKAMVADGGCRFRTKETGEPIFHFLNTSTFSEFTVVESACVVKVDPGFPLEKMAMLSCGVSTGVGAAWNTADVKAGSTVAIFGLGSVGLAVAAGARARGASKIIGVDINPAKFVKAQELGITDCINPKGLETASHEEIKRLTGGGGVDYSFECTGNSAVLREAFLSTHLGWGLTVLLGVHPGPKMLPLHPMELFNGQQITGSVFGGFKGKTHIPSFAEDCMRGAVNLDEFISHELPFEKINEAFQLLQGGESLRCLMHL; from the exons ATGGGGAACAACACAGCCGGGGAGGTCATCACCTGCAAAG CTGCCGTGGCGTGGGGACCAGGACAGGCGCTGGTGATGGAGGAGATCCTGGTGGATCCGCCACAGAAGATGGAGGTCCGGATTAAGGTCCTCTTCACTTCCATATGCCACACGGATCTCAGCGCTTGGAAAGGCGAG AACGAATCTCAAAGGGCGTATCCCCGGATCTTCGGCCACGAGGCGTCCGG GATCGTGGAGAGCGTTGGGGAGGGGGTGACGGACCTGAAGGAAGGAGACCACGTGGTCCCCATCTTCAACGGGGAGTGCGGCGAGTGCGAGTACTGCAGGTGCGAGAGGACCAACATGTGCCGGGACTACGGGGTGAACCCGATGAAGAAGGCGATGGTCGCCGACGGCGGGTGCAGGTTCCGGACCAAGGAGACGGGGGAGCCCATCTTCCACTTCCTCAATACCTCCACCTTCAGCGAGTTCACGGTGGTCGAGTCCGCCTGCGTCGTCAAGGTCGACCCCGGCTTCCCTCTCGAGAAGATGGCCATGCTCAGCTGCGGCGTTTCCaccg GTGTCGGAGCGGCATGGAACACGGCCGATGTGAAGGCCGGGTCGACTGTTGCCATCTTCGGCTTGGGCTCCGTGGGTCTCGCG GTTGCGGCCGGAGCACGTGCGAGAGGCGCATCGAAGATTATAGGCGTTGACATCAACCCTGCTAAATTCGTCAAag CCCAAGAGCTAGGGATCACTGACTGCATCAACCCCAAGGGGCTTGAGACGGCATCGCATGAG GAGATTAAGAGGTTGACCGGAGGCGGTGGCGTTGACTACAGCTTCGAGTGCACCGGGAACTCGGCCGTCCTGCGCGAGGCCTTCCTCTCCACCCATCTC GGATGGGGCCTGACCGTGTTGCTAGGAGTCCACCCGGGCCCGAAGATGCTGCCACTGCATCCGATGGAGCTCTTCAACGGGCAACAGATCACCGGCTCGGTCTTTGGCGGCTTCAAAGGGAAGACCCACATCCCCAGCTTCGCTGAGGACTGCATGCgcgg gGCGGTGAACTTGGACGAATTCATATCGCACGAGCTCCCGTTCGAGAAGATCAACGAAGCGTTCCAGCTGCTCCAGGGAGGGGAGTCCTTGAGATGCCTCATGCACCTCTGA
- the LOC104444116 gene encoding alcohol dehydrogenase-like 3 isoform X4, translating into MGNNTAGEVITCKAAVAWGPGQALVMEEILVDPPQKMEVRIKVLFTSICHTDLSAWKGENESQRAYPRIFGHEASGIVESVGEGVTDLKEGDHVVPIFNGECGECEYCRCERTNMCRDYGVNPMKKAMVADGGCRFRTKETGEPIFHFLNTSTFSEFTVVESACVVKVDPGFPLEKMAMLSCGVSTGVGAAWNTADVKAGSTVAIFGLGSVGLAVAAGARARGASKIIGVDINPAKFVKAQELGITDCINPKGLETASHEEIKRLTGGGGVDYSFECTGNSAVLREAFLSTHLGWGLTVLLGVHPGPKMLPLHPMELFNGQQITGSVFGGFKGKTHIPSFAEDCMRG; encoded by the exons ATGGGGAACAACACAGCCGGGGAGGTCATCACCTGCAAAG CTGCCGTGGCGTGGGGACCAGGACAGGCGCTGGTGATGGAGGAGATCCTGGTGGATCCGCCACAGAAGATGGAGGTCCGGATTAAGGTCCTCTTCACTTCCATATGCCACACGGATCTCAGCGCTTGGAAAGGCGAG AACGAATCTCAAAGGGCGTATCCCCGGATCTTCGGCCACGAGGCGTCCGG GATCGTGGAGAGCGTTGGGGAGGGGGTGACGGACCTGAAGGAAGGAGACCACGTGGTCCCCATCTTCAACGGGGAGTGCGGCGAGTGCGAGTACTGCAGGTGCGAGAGGACCAACATGTGCCGGGACTACGGGGTGAACCCGATGAAGAAGGCGATGGTCGCCGACGGCGGGTGCAGGTTCCGGACCAAGGAGACGGGGGAGCCCATCTTCCACTTCCTCAATACCTCCACCTTCAGCGAGTTCACGGTGGTCGAGTCCGCCTGCGTCGTCAAGGTCGACCCCGGCTTCCCTCTCGAGAAGATGGCCATGCTCAGCTGCGGCGTTTCCaccg GTGTCGGAGCGGCATGGAACACGGCCGATGTGAAGGCCGGGTCGACTGTTGCCATCTTCGGCTTGGGCTCCGTGGGTCTCGCG GTTGCGGCCGGAGCACGTGCGAGAGGCGCATCGAAGATTATAGGCGTTGACATCAACCCTGCTAAATTCGTCAAag CCCAAGAGCTAGGGATCACTGACTGCATCAACCCCAAGGGGCTTGAGACGGCATCGCATGAG GAGATTAAGAGGTTGACCGGAGGCGGTGGCGTTGACTACAGCTTCGAGTGCACCGGGAACTCGGCCGTCCTGCGCGAGGCCTTCCTCTCCACCCATCTC GGATGGGGCCTGACCGTGTTGCTAGGAGTCCACCCGGGCCCGAAGATGCTGCCACTGCATCCGATGGAGCTCTTCAACGGGCAACAGATCACCGGCTCGGTCTTTGGCGGCTTCAAAGGGAAGACCCACATCCCCAGCTTCGCTGAGGACTGCATGCgcgggtaa